In the genome of Arachis hypogaea cultivar Tifrunner chromosome 9, arahy.Tifrunner.gnm2.J5K5, whole genome shotgun sequence, the window aagtaatttttaaccatataatgcttaaaattaaacctttttaaaataactacttcaaatgaaatttctaattttataaaatttcaacAACATcccctctaaaactcggattctgccacccttttcaggtcccaacaaaaccatttctcaaactcctttcaattcaatttcaaaatcagaCCAATTTTAATATCTCAGACCATTTTCAATTGAAACTCATTTTTCAACAAATCAAGCTTATTTCCAATATTataatcctttccaaatcttaatTCGGTTCCAACAAAGCCAACCAACATTTACTCAAACCCTTTTCAACGGTTTCAAATCCAAATCATTCACAAATCTCAAGCCGTTTTCCAAACCTAAAATTAACTCTAACATCAAATcattttctaatctcaaattatACTTgataaatattcaaattaaattttcaaattaatctCCCACTTACTATCTCAATTCCAACTCAATATTCAGAAATAGCCACAGTCAAGTAAGCAATCACATTCATTCAaggcaattcaattcaattcataagactccaTAATCACTAAAAATACTTATTCGCttaaatatcaatttataacaattcttaagaataaaaatgagtttAATGAAAACGCCCCTACCTCAATGTCGCAATTAAAAGAAACCAGAGGCAGAATTTTGGCGAGATAGTAGGCTGGACTGCACCCTCAACATCGCAGCCTCATCATTCTACCATAAATCAGCATTGGTGGTAGCAACAAGCTACTACACAACCAGTCGTAGCTTCAACAGTCCCTGTCCCAAGGCAGCATCAACGTAAATACTTGATCTAACTGTAGCAGAAAATGGGAGCCACAAGGGAGAGGAACGAAATAGAATCAGAGTAAGGATGAGATTGTTACGGTTTTAAAATTGGGGAAATTGGGATCAGAACAATGAGGATGATGTTGGCCAAGTTGAGATATGATGGCGGCATTACCAACTACAATTACACTCACAGCAATATTGAATTTGATGAAATTAAACGCAGAAACAACTCTAGGGCAATGACACTGAACTTGAATTGGGGCAAATCAACAGCAACAGTAGCAAGATTAGAACTAGCAGTAGCAATCTCAGTTACCCCAGCAGCAacgattcttaaaaaaaatatcaaccaTCACAACCCACGTCTGCAACAGCTTAATCCTAAAACATCAACGCCTTAAAGTTCTTAATTTACAAATAACAAGATAATAGCAGTGGAGgttcagaaacaaaaataacttacaacaattaaggaaaaagaaaacgaaGCGTAGCAGTAATAGCACGGTGACTGGTGACTGCAACACCATAGGGAAGATGGCCTCCTTCCCCACTTCAGCTCGTGACTCCGGCAGCGGCGAGCTCCACAAACGGTGATGGCAGAGAGAGCAGTAGCGGCAGAAACTACTCCGCAATGccttctctctctcctcgcgTTGCTCTGTCGCTCTCTCTTCGCATCGGGTTGCTCGTGGCTTGATAGCAGCTCGCGCGCAGCGCCGGTGCGATGGCAACGACTCCACGGTGGTCTGACAGCGATGGTGATGACGAGGTGTAACGAAGTTGGCGATGCACGGCGCGACGGTAGTGGCGCCGCTCCTCACTCGCACGAGCTTCCCTTGCTCCGCGACACACTCTCTTCGTTCCTCCATCATCGGCGACGACGGCGGCGCGACGAGCGGCAGTGACTCGCCGGCGCACTCTTCCCCCTTCTCCCCTCTTCTGATTCGcaccctctcttctcttttctttctttctgttgATTGTTTGCTGTTGTTATGTGTTGTGTGGGTGAGTTTGATTTTGGAAGAAAGGGGAAAGGGGTACGGCGGCTGAAGGAGATGGGAAAGTTAGGGTTAGAGTTTTgtgtttaatttttagaattaaggTTTAATTTGGGacaaaaatgaaattaagaaTTTTGGATAAATTGGGTTTggtcaattttaataaaattaaagtatattatataaatttaaaatttaatttgatctcttaaaattattttaaaatattacttaattatcaatttactaattagcttttaatcaaatattttaatttaaaattagaaataatataatttattttctgtttataaaaattaaaatattaaattctagaatctctattatttaattaaattgtataaaatttttatcattgtacaactactaaactttgtaatttaaatatagaaaatacttcaataactataaaattggataagaatcttagtttattttaaattcaattaatcaaaatttactttaattatttttaacaaatttctaaaattaaagctataaataaataattaaacttatgattaatttataataaaattttcaaaaattctgagACTTACATACAAtctaatttaagtaacttttattatgaaaaagttataacttattttattaatttgagcccttattttataaattaattaattaagaataattaaattagttttattaatattttgagttaagTTAATTACAATTCTTGTATAATTtctataattggttattttatataatttgaaactaaaattctataatagaagtattttataatttaatttaaaaaatttgtattgtgattaaattacaatttattttattaaattgagctcttagagattaatttattaggaatgattaaattaatttttataaatactttgagtttaagttaattaatgtgtatgtataatttttattataattagttgttttatacaaattgaaattaaaattttggtaatagAGAGATTATGAAAGATTATGGCATATAATCTGAATAATTGATATTCTCGagtttaaagtgtattttataaaatgtgattagtatATTTActttatgatttaaattaaagataattatttgagtttattgatatattgataaataaaattttactggtatattgatttctgaattgttattttatctcaaataccttgtaaaattattatattactgGTACATATTTTACCCTAACTTTAAAGTTCccaaataaaaccctaattccattaatccctaaatcaaaacaagtaaaACATACGCAGAAGGGGAAGAAAAGAAACAGGAAAACAGAGAGGGGGAAACGGGAAGAAGATGAAGGAGAAGAGAGGGACGTGATGGAAGGGAAGGCGCCGGAAAAACCGTTGTCACCGTCAAGTGAAGGTGGAGGAGTGACTAAGAGAGAGTCGAGCGtgaggaaggagaagagagaTTGCGAGAGGGAAACGGAGAGCTCGAGAGTCAAGGAAGGAGAGGAAGGCTGCTCCCGTCATCACCGCTGATTCTGCCTAGACTGCCGCCGTCGCCATTGAGGGAGCCACTGCCGCCGAATCCTAATCATCGCTACTGTCAGAAGAACGAACCTGGAAGGAGAAGGACGAGGTTCGTTCTCGCACCGTTCTCGAATCCTAGTGTTGATGATAATAAAGAATTGTTAGAGTTGCTACTGCTGCTAGTTTGGTTCGAGTCTATTACTGCTACGAACTAAAACAAAAGAGGGTTTGTGGCACTTAATTATCAAATTTCAGCtaatcgaggtagggggtttaattTAAATGGTTTTAATTTAAGAACGCctacaaggtttattgaataactgcaaataggattaatagctgtgagtaattgattgattatatGAATGTTGGATTTTGGTTGCGATTGTgtttgatgttgtgattgaaTTGAGTGTAACTATGTGTGGTAGATGATTGAATTATTAATTGTTGGCTGTTAAAATGGTTGTTTGGTATATTGCTATGGCTGTGAAAGTGACTCAAGACTAGTTGAGAATTGTGGTTTTGACTAATTATGTATAATTGGTTGAGGCTAAGATAATTATTCGATATATTTGATATTGAATTCAGAATTGTTGAAGAATTAGGACCTAAAAGACTAAACTATTATTAAGAATCTGATTTTCAAAATAGAATGGTAACTTTGAGGACGACCTAGTAATTTGCTAGTGATCAAAATGGTATGAGATTAAAATCTGAGTAAACTTTAACAAGTGTAATTGTTAGGATTTAAATTTGAAGGTTTCATATTAATTGAAGAATTAGTTATGATCTTTCAAAGTTAAGCCGtaaaatctgattttctgcattatCTTTAAATGAAAACATTAACTTTGAAAGGCTGTAACTAATTTTGTGATGATCGGAATTGCGTGGAACTAAGTCCTGGTTAAACTTGGGAATAATTGGAACTGAACTGGAAAGTTTGAGatctttttattaaatatatgatttatggtgaatttttgagTAATAGTTGTGGAGAAAGAaactttcaaattcaaataaaGATCTCTTTCCTCTCTCGGAATGCTTTATATCTATAGACCAGGTAATAATTATTACTAACATGTATGACATCTACACTTCTTTTGTCACTCCACAAACTCTCAAGTCTCCTTGTTATAGCTGCATATCCAAC includes:
- the LOC112711107 gene encoding uncharacterized protein, which encodes MMEERRECVAEQGKLVRVRSGATTVAPCIANFVTPRHHHRCQTTVESLPSHRRCARAAIKPRATRCEERATEQREEREKALRSSFCRYCSLCHHRLWSSPLPESRAEVGKEAIFPMVLQSPVTVLLLLRFVFFFLNCFGNAAIISQLGQHHPHCSDPNFPNFKTGLLKLRLVV